The following coding sequences lie in one Porphyromonas asaccharolytica DSM 20707 genomic window:
- a CDS encoding endonuclease/exonuclease/phosphatase family protein — MTHSTHCSRWGWLITLLSLSFGIIYAQQSTTPQRVTVAFYNLENLFDTIDQENNDEEFLPEGANRWTLERYQHKLRNMSHVISLIGGDGPAIIGVAEIENRGVLEDLIAEESLRDKHYDIVHYDSPDRRGIDCAILYQPEVYKVFASGARAVEIPNEPWIKTRDVVYASGLLDGEIVHVLVGHWPSRSGGEAVSLHRRMAAAKTMRSVADSLYTLFPGSKVIMMGDFNDDPISPSVRDGLGVQNHPDQTKPADYYTPMLQLYNKGMGTLAYRDVWNLFDIIAVNGELIGSNPTTWQLYRDPETTDMAFIFKQPFMIQQSGQYKGYTLRTFVGGQWQGGYSDHFPVYVYLVKGATKRP; from the coding sequence ATGACACATAGCACACACTGTAGTAGATGGGGCTGGTTGATCACCCTGCTCTCTCTCTCCTTTGGGATCATATATGCACAGCAGAGTACCACACCACAGCGGGTGACGGTCGCATTCTATAACTTGGAGAACCTATTTGACACCATCGATCAAGAAAACAACGACGAGGAGTTTCTCCCCGAAGGTGCCAATCGCTGGACCCTCGAACGGTACCAGCACAAGCTCCGCAACATGTCGCACGTGATCTCCCTCATCGGAGGTGATGGCCCCGCAATCATCGGAGTCGCTGAGATAGAGAACCGCGGTGTCCTCGAGGATCTGATCGCTGAGGAGTCACTACGAGACAAGCACTACGACATCGTCCATTACGACTCTCCTGACCGTCGAGGTATAGACTGCGCTATACTTTACCAGCCAGAGGTTTATAAGGTCTTTGCATCAGGCGCTAGAGCTGTAGAGATCCCTAACGAGCCGTGGATCAAAACAAGAGATGTAGTCTACGCTTCAGGACTTCTCGATGGTGAGATCGTGCATGTCCTCGTGGGGCACTGGCCCTCACGTAGTGGTGGGGAGGCGGTCTCGCTGCATCGTCGTATGGCAGCCGCTAAGACGATGCGCAGCGTCGCAGACTCGCTCTATACGCTCTTCCCTGGGAGCAAAGTGATCATGATGGGAGACTTCAACGATGACCCCATCAGCCCTAGCGTACGTGATGGTCTCGGTGTGCAGAATCATCCTGACCAAACGAAGCCTGCTGACTACTACACCCCTATGCTACAACTTTATAATAAAGGTATGGGGACGCTCGCCTATCGTGACGTGTGGAATCTCTTTGACATCATCGCTGTCAACGGAGAGCTCATCGGCAGCAATCCGACCACGTGGCAGCTATACCGCGATCCCGAGACGACCGATATGGCATTTATCTTCAAGCAACCCTTTATGATCCAGCAGAGTGGTCAGTACAAGGGGTACACGCTCCGCACTTTCGTCGGTGGACAGTGGCAAGGGGGCTACTCAGACCACTTCCCCGTATATGTCTATCTAGTCAAAGGTGCGACAAAACGACCGTAG
- a CDS encoding RNA polymerase sigma factor → MTEDELQEQIMNSDTRAVAFTKAVQMYQEKLYWLIRRIVRQHDDADDVLQETFLKAWQNLNTFRGEAKFYTWIYRIALFEAINYNKKKKRIADNEYAVNEDTSYLLESAVADPYFDGDKGELILQQALDKLPPKQRQVFEMRYFDEMPYRDIATITETSEGALKASYHHAVKKIQLYISNLN, encoded by the coding sequence ATGACCGAAGATGAACTGCAAGAGCAGATTATGAATTCCGACACCCGCGCTGTCGCCTTTACAAAGGCAGTGCAGATGTATCAGGAGAAGCTCTACTGGTTGATCCGTCGTATCGTCAGGCAGCATGACGATGCAGATGACGTGCTACAGGAGACCTTTCTGAAGGCGTGGCAAAACTTAAACACTTTCAGAGGAGAGGCGAAGTTCTACACTTGGATCTATCGCATCGCCCTCTTTGAGGCGATCAACTACAACAAAAAGAAGAAGCGCATCGCAGACAACGAGTACGCTGTCAACGAAGACACCAGCTATCTCCTAGAGAGTGCCGTAGCCGACCCTTACTTCGACGGAGACAAGGGCGAGCTAATCTTACAGCAAGCGCTCGACAAGCTCCCGCCAAAGCAGCGACAGGTCTTTGAGATGCGCTACTTCGACGAGATGCCCTACCGAGATATTGCGACCATCACAGAGACCTCAGAGGGAGCCCTCAAAGCATCTTATCACCACGCTGTCAAGAAGATTCAGCTGTATATCTCTAATCTGAATTAA